From Camelina sativa cultivar DH55 chromosome 20, Cs, whole genome shotgun sequence, the proteins below share one genomic window:
- the LOC104768519 gene encoding dual specificity phosphatase Cdc25, translating to MGRSIFSFFTKKKKMAMARSISYITSTQLLPLHRRPNIAIIDVRDEERNYDGHIAGSLHYASGSFDDKISHLVQNVKDKDTLVFHCALSQVRGPTCARRLVNYLDEKNQEGTGIKNIMILERGFNGWEASGKPVCRCADVPCKGDCA from the exons aTGGGGAGAAgcatattttcctttttcactaaaaagaaaaaaatggcgaTGGCGAGAAGCATCTCTTACATCACCTCTACTCAGCTTCTCCCTCTCCATCGTCGTCCCAACATCGCCATCATCGATGTCAG ggATGAAGAGAGGAATTATGATGGGCATATAGCTGGGTCGCTACACTATGCGAGTGGCTCGTTTGATGACAAGATTTCTCATCTTGTTCAAAATGTCAAGGACAAAGACACACTTGTCTTCCATTGTGCCTTGAGCcag GTTCGTGGCCCAACTTGTGCAAGAAGGCTGGTGAATTATCTAGatgagaagaatcaagaaggTACTGGAATCAAAAACATCATGATCTTGGAACGCGGCTTTAATGGCTGGGAAGCTTCTGGAAAACCAGTCTGTCGCTGTGCAGACGTTCCTTGCAAAGGCGATTGCGCCTAA
- the LOC104768518 gene encoding nucleolin 2-like has product MDESAIKGLKVFGADAPKPRILTTVSVEGYDTSLPKYLAELSLRKLFSSCGEILFCHVSRHYDRGILVKSVAFVRFEGGAPEEKALKLNGTDVGGWTPIVKPATWDLPSSFDGVTRKVHY; this is encoded by the exons ATGGACGAATCCGCCATCaaa GGTCTGAAAGTGTTTGGTGCAGACGCTCCAAAACCCCG CATTTTGACGACGGTTTCCGTTGAGGGATATGACACTTCGCTTCCAAAGTATCTTGCCGAGCTCTCGTTGAGAAAACTTTTCTCTTCATGTGGagagattttattttgtcatgTTTCCAGACACTATGATAGGGGTATCCTCGTCAAGAG TGTTGCCTTCGTGAGGTTCGAGGGAGGAGCTCCCGAAGAAAAGGCGTTGAAACTTAATGGAACTGACGTGGGAGGATGGACTCCAATCGTTAAGCCTGCAACCTGggatcttccttcttcttttgacGGCGTTACCCGAAAAGTTCATTATTGA
- the LOC104768522 gene encoding serine/threonine protein phosphatase 2A 57 kDa regulatory subunit B' alpha isoform: MFKKIMKGAHRKASRTEANDSSMYGFDPPGHGSNNNMVVNHASRGSLLPSSSPTAQQPHPPPMYSVEPLPLFRDVSVSERQSLFLRKLQICCFQFDFTDTLKNAREKEIKRQTLLELVDFIQSGAGKLTEVCQEEMVKMVSFNIFRCLPPASHENTGQEPADLEEEEPYLEPSWPHLQLLYELLLRYIVPSDTDTKVAKRYIDHSFVLKLLELFETEDPREREYLKTILHRIYGKFMVHRPFIRKAMNYIFYRFIYETERHSGIGELLEILGSIINGFALPMKEEHKLFLIRALIPLHKPKPIAMYHQQLSYCIVQFVEKDYKLADTVIRGLLKFWPVTNCTKEVLFLGELEEVLEATQTVEFQRCMVPLFQQIARCLSSSNFQVAERALFLWNNEHVVGLIAQNRSVILPIIFGSLEKNTESHWNQAVHGLSANIKRMFMEMDPELFEDCQQQYEEKQAKSKQVEEQRQDRWRRLDEAVEEREREDPMITS; encoded by the exons ATGTTTAAGAAGATTATGAAAGGTGCACATAGAAAAGCCTCAAGAACTGAGGCGAATGATTCGTCAATGTATGGATTTGATCCACCAGGTCATGGATCCAACAACAATATGGTTGTAAATCACGCATCTCGTGGTTCActgcttccttcttcttctccaacggCACAACAACCCCATCCTCCTCCTATGTATTCAGTCGAGCCTCTTCCTTTATTCAGAGACGTTTCTGTTTCCGAGCGTCAATCCTTGTTCTTGAGAAAACTCCAGATTTGCTGTTTCCAGTTTGATTTCACAGATACGTTGAAGAACGCGAGGGAGAAGGAGATTAAGAGACAGACTTTATTAGAGCTTGTTGATTTTATTCAGTCTGGTGCAGGGAAGCTTACTGAAGTTTGTCAGGAAGAAATGGTTAAAATGGTTTCGTTTAATATATTCAGGTGTCTTCCTCCTGCTTCACATGAGAATACAGGTCAAGAGCCTGCTGATCTTGAGGAAGAGGAGCCTTACTTGGAACCATCTTGGCCTCATTTACAGCTTCTTTACGAGTTGCTGCTTAGATACATTGTTCCTTCTGACACTGATACTAAAGTTGCTAAACGTTATATTGACCATTCCTTTGTGTTGAAGCTTCTTGAGTTGTTTGAGACTGAAGATCCTAGAGAAAGGGAGTATTTGAAAACGATTCTTCATAGGATTTATGGCAAGTTTATGGTACACAGACCCTTTATTAGGAAAGCAATGAATTATATATTCTATAGGTTTATCTACGAGACTGAGAGACATAGCGGGATTGGGGAGCTTTTGGAGATTCTTGGTAGTATTATCAATGGGTTTGCCTTGCCAATGAAGGAGGAGCATAAGCTTTTTCTGATTAGGGCGTTGATACCGCTGCATAAGCCGAAACCAATCGCAATGTATCATCAGCAGTTGTCTTACTGCATTGTTCAGTTTGTGGAGAAAGATTATAAGCTTGCGGATACAGTGATCAGGGGATTGTTGAAGTTTTGGCCTGTGACAAACTGTACGAAAGAGGTTCTCTTTCTTGGTGAACTTGAAGAGGTTCTGGAGGCAACACAAACTGTTGAGTTCCAACGCTGTATGGTTCCTCTGTTCCAACAGATTGCTCGATGCCTCAGTAGCTCTAATTTTCAG GTTGCAGAACGAGCTTTGTTCTTATGGAACAACGAGCACGTAGTAGGTCTAATTGCTCAGAACAGAAGCGTGATCCTTCCTATCATATTCGGTTCGCTGGAGAAAAACACAGAATCTCACTGGAACCAAGCAGTTCACGGTCTAAGCGCGAATATAAAGAGAATGTTCATGGAGATGGACCCTGAACTCTTTGAGGATTGCCAGCAACAGTACGAAGAGAAACAAGCCAAATCTAAACAAGTGGAAGAGCAACGCCAAGATAGGTGGAGGAGATTAGATGAAGCAGTAGAGGAGCGAGAAAGAGAAGATCCTATGATCACTTCTTAG
- the LOC104768520 gene encoding uncharacterized protein LOC104768520, which yields MDESAGIRRDLKLLDLNDRVVADSREPKPKRLLFPRTTISVEGYDTRLCEYALKLALKKHFSSCGRVGHIIYVPRDYKKRILKSVAFMFLVGEGVEEKALELNGTDVGGWTAIVKAAPSQTEYMDPPCPANQAEIHRVRVTGYDTSLPEIDLQMALCDHFSSCGEVFQVRVLSSIPVACIYLRGKSCVVDKALKLNGCNMGGMNLVVERNQPQPGDIVIKRERLCTTTGYILPSVLIKASENKKKKLEMEIEMEMNEKKKKKMKIKLAKLDKEIQMRKENKMKLDMERKKRLEMEIEMEMAQ from the exons ATGGACGAATCTGCTGGCATCAGAAGA GATCTGAAATTGCTGGATTTGAACGATCGTGTTGTTGCAGACTCTCGGGAACCCAAACCCAAACGATTGTTGTTCCCTAGGACGACGATATCCGTTGAGGGATATGACACGAGGCTCTGTGAGTATGCTCTCAAGCTCGCGCTGAAGAAACACTTCTCTTCATGTGGAAGGGTCGGACATATTATTTATGTTCCCAGAGACTATAAAAAACGAATCCTCAAGAG tgTTGCTTTCATGTTCTTGGTTGGAGAAGGTGTCGAAGAAAAGGCATTGGAACTCAATGGAACTGACGTGGGAGGATGGACTGCAATCGTTAAGGCCGCACCCTCTCAGACAGAATACATGGATCCTCCTTGTCCTGCTAACCAAGCAGAAATACATCG GGTCCGCGTTACCGGGTATGATACTTCGCTTCCTGAGATTGATCTCCAGATGGCGCTCTGTGATCATTTCTCTTCATGTGGAGAGGTCTTTCAAGTTCGGGTTCTCTCTAG catTCCAGTAGCTTGTATTTATCTTAGGGGAAAAAGTTGTGTAGTAGACAAGGCGCTTAAACTAAATGGATGTAACATGGGAGGAATGAATCTTGTAGTTGAACGTAATCAGCCGCAACCGGGAGACATAGTAATAAAAAGAGAGCGTCTCTGCACTACTACTGGCTATATTCTCCCAA gtgTCTTAATCAAGGCGTccgagaataagaagaagaagttggagaTGGAGATAGAGATGGAgatgaatgagaagaagaagaagaagatgaagattaaGCTGGCCAAGTTGGACAAGGAGATTCAGATGCGTAAGGAGAATAAGATGAAGTTGGAtatggagaggaagaagaggctaGAGATGGAGATAGAGATGGAGATGGCTCAATAA
- the LOC104768523 gene encoding UDP-glycosyltransferase 89A2-like encodes MTEVMLPESRSESSKPPHLVVFPYPAQGHLLPLLDLTHQLCLRGVNVSVIVTPGNLTYLSPLLSAHPSSVTSVVFPFPPHPSLSPGVENVKDTGNSGNLPIMASLRQLRDPIIDWFRSHPNPPIALISDFFLGWTHDLCDQISIPRFAFFSISFFLVSVLQYCFENIDRIKSTDPVHLLDLPRAPIFKEEHLPSIVRRCLQTPSPDLETIKDFSMNLLSYGSVFNSSQVLEDEYLEYVKQRTGGHDRVFVIGPLCSFGSGLNTDPGFIDPDLLSWLDGSQDGSVVYVCFGSQKALTKEQCDALALGLEKSMTRFVWVVKKDPIPDGFEDRVSGRGLVVRGWVSQLAVLRHVAVGGFLSHCGWNSVLEGITSGAVILGWPMEADQFVNAKLLVEHLGVAVKVCEGGETVPDSVELGRVIAETVGVGGCDVAARAEEIRRKTEVAVTEANGSSVEDLQRLVKEFGKVKSQTLSLDVIN; translated from the coding sequence ATGACGGAGGTAATGCTACCGGAAAGTAGATCGGAGAGTTCGAAACCACCACACCTAGTGGTGTTTCCATACCCAGCACAAGGCCACTTACTTCCTCTACTTGACTTAACTCACCAACTCTGCCTCCGTGGAGTCAACGTCTCCGTCATCGTCACTCCCGGGAACCTCACTtacctctctcctcttctctccgCTCATCCTTCCTCCGTCACCTCCGTCGTTTTCCCTTTCCCTCCTCATCCCTCACTCTCTCCCGGCGTCGAAAACGTCAAAGACACCGGGAATTCAGGAAACCTCCCGATCATGGCTTCTCTTCGTCAGCTTCGAGATCCAATCATCGACTGGTTCCGATCTCATCCAAATCCTCCGATCGCTCTCATCTCCGATTTCTTCCTCGGTTGGACTCACGATCTCTGCGATCAAATCTCTATCCCTCGCTTCGCTTTCTTCTCTATTAGCTTCTTCTTAGTCTCAGTTCTTCAGTACTGCTTCGAGAACATCGATCGGATCAAATCAACGGATCCGGTTCATCTACTGGATCTTCCTCGTGCTCCGATCTTCAAAGAAGAGCATCTTCCGTCTATTGTCCGACGATGTCTCCAAACTCCGTCACCGGATCTCGAAACCATCAAAGACTTCTCCATGAATCTGTTGAGCTACGGCTCTGTTTTCAATTCTTCTCAGGTTCTGGAAGATGAGTATCTCGAGTACGTGAAACAGAGAACCGGTGGTCATGATCGGGTTTTTGTAATCGGGCCGCTTTGTTCATTCGGGTCGGGTCTTAATACGGATCCGGGTTTTATAGATCCGGATTTGCTGAGTTGGCTTGACGGATCCCAAGACGGGTCTGTCGTCTACGTTTGTTTCGGGAGTCAAAAGGCGTTGACTAAAGAGCAGTGTGATGCTTTGGCTCTAGGTCTTGAAAAAAGCATGACCCGGTTTGTTTGGGTGGTTAAGAAAGATCCGATACCGGATGGGTTCGAGGATCGGGTATCTGGACGGGGTTTGGTGGTTAGAGGATGGGTTTCCCAGCTGGCGGTCTTGCGACACGTGGCGGTTGGTGGATTTTTGAGccattgtggatggaactcagTGCTTGAAGGGATAACGAGTGGGGCTGTGATCTTGGGATGGCCTATGGAGGCGGACCAGTTTGTGAACGCGAAGTTGCTTGTGGAGCATTTGGGTGTTGCGGTTAAGGTTTGCGAAGGGGGTGAAACTGTGCCTGACTCGGTTGAGTTGGGTCGGGTGATAGCGGAAACGGTGGGTGTGGGAGGATGCGATGTGGCTGCTCGGGCTGAAGAGATACGTCGGAAGACTGAAGTGGCCGTGACGGAGGCAAATGGAAGCTCtgttgaagatttacaaagacTTGTCAAAGAATTTGGAAAAGTCAAAAGTCAAACTCTATCACTAGatgtaattaactaa
- the LOC104768525 gene encoding zinc finger protein ZAT5, translating into MTSVLEESGDHARLVLLIKGKRTKRQRSASPLMTAVSSVCSGERSSLVEAREEEAAGEVEFQGATDEDEDMANCLMLLSQGHKAKSSGDHKMGFFSNKKPVASLGLGLDDGVYQCKTCDKSFHSFQALGGHRASHKKPKLGANVVFKCDEKKTASVSAAETVKAGAVGSFLSLQVTRSDGSKKPEKTHECSICRAEFSSGQALGGHMRRHRGLTINANANATSTIKTVISSSPSSSHHHHEESKRPKTFLQLDLNLPAPEDERCCEKPKFTFASKDQILLFAAASNSLIDCHH; encoded by the coding sequence ATGACAAGTGTTCTTGAGGAGAGTGGAGACCATGCGCGTCTTGTTCTCCTCATCAAGGGCAAACGCACCAAGCGTCAGCGTTCTGCTTCTCCTCTTATGACCGCAGTCTCCAGCGTTTGCAGCGGTGAGCGATCGTCACTCGTGGAggcgagagaagaagaagcagctggTGAAGTCGAATTCCAAGGAGCTACGGATGAAGACGAAGACATGGCGAACTGTCTAATGCTATTGTCGCAAGGACATAAAGCAAAGAGTAGTGGCGATCATAAAATGGGTTTCTTTAGCAACAAGAAACCGGTGGCTTctctagggttagggttagacGACGGTGTTTACCAGTGCAAAACGTGTGATAAAAGCTTTCATTCGTTCCAAGCGCTAGGAGGGCACAGGGCTAGCCACAAGAAGCCCAAACTTGGAGCAAACGTTGTTTTCAAATGCGACGAGAAGAAGACCGCATCTGTGTCTGCCGCTGAAACGGTGAAAGCAGGAGCTGTAGGAAGCTTTCTTTCGCTACAAGTGACTAGAAGTGACGGTAGCAAGAAACCTGAGAAAACACATGAATGTTCAATCTGCAGGGCCGAGTTTTCTTCAGGACAAGCCTTAGGAGGTCATATGAGGAGACATAGAGGTTTGACAataaacgcaaacgcaaacgcaacttcaacaatcaaaacagtgatatcatcatcaccatcatcaagtcatcatcatcatgaagaaTCTAAACGGCCAAAGACCTTTCTCCAATTAGATCTGAATCTTCCAGCGCCAGAAGATGAACGCTGCTGCGAGAAACCTAAATTCACGTTTGCGTCCAAAGATCAGATTCTTCTCTTCGCGGCAGCGTCCAATTCTTTGATTGATTGTCATCACTAA
- the LOC109124512 gene encoding ras-related protein RABE1d isoform X1 — protein sequence MAVAPARARSDYDYLIKLLLIGDSGVGKSCLLLRFSDDTFTTSFITTIGIDFKIRTVELDGKRIKLQIWDTAGQERFRTITTAYYRGAMGILLVYDVTDESSFNNIRNWMKNIEQHASDNVNKILVGNKADMDESKRAVPTAKGQALADEYGIKFFETSAKTNLNVENVFLSIAKDIKQRLTETDTKAEPQGIKITKQDTASSSSTTEKSACCSYV from the exons ATGGCGGTTGCGCCGGCAAGAGCTCGTTCAGACTATGATTACctcatcaagcttcttctcaTCGGCGACAGCG gTGTGGGGAAGAGTTGCTTGTTACTACGTTTCTCAGATGATACTTTCACTACAAGTTTCATTACTACCATTGG AATTGACTTCAAGATAAGAACTGTTGAGCTTGATGGGAAGCGTATCAAATTGCAGATATGGGATACTGCTGGTCAAGAACGTTTTAGAACTATTACTACAG CGTATTACAGGGGAGCAATGGGTATATTGCTTGTCTACGATGTAACGGACGAGTCTTCTTTCAACA ATATTAGGAACTGGATGAAGAACATCGAGCAACATGCCTCAGATAATGTCAACAAAATCTTGGTTGGTAACAAAGCTGATATGGATGAAAGCAAGAGG GCTGTTCCAACAGCAAAGGGCCAAGCTTTGGCTGATGAGTATGGAATCAAATTCTTTGAGACG AGTGCAAAAACAAACCTAAATGTCGAAAATGTTTTCCTTTCAATCGCAAAAGACATCAAACAAAGATTGACAGAAACCGATACAAAGGCAGAG CCCCAAGGTATCAAGATCACTAAACAAGAtactgcttcatcttcttctacaactGAGAAGTCAGCTTGCTGTAGTTACGTTTAG
- the LOC109124512 gene encoding ras-related protein RABE1d isoform X2 produces MITSSSFFSSATAVWGRVACYYVSQMILSLQVSLLPLGIIDFKIRTVELDGKRIKLQIWDTAGQERFRTITTAYYRGAMGILLVYDVTDESSFNNIRNWMKNIEQHASDNVNKILVGNKADMDESKRAVPTAKGQALADEYGIKFFETSAKTNLNVENVFLSIAKDIKQRLTETDTKAEPQGIKITKQDTASSSSTTEKSACCSYV; encoded by the exons ATGATTACctcatcaagcttcttctcaTCGGCGACAGCG gTGTGGGGAAGAGTTGCTTGTTACTACGTTTCTCAGATGATACTTTCACTACAAGTTTCATTACTACCATTGGGTAT AATTGACTTCAAGATAAGAACTGTTGAGCTTGATGGGAAGCGTATCAAATTGCAGATATGGGATACTGCTGGTCAAGAACGTTTTAGAACTATTACTACAG CGTATTACAGGGGAGCAATGGGTATATTGCTTGTCTACGATGTAACGGACGAGTCTTCTTTCAACA ATATTAGGAACTGGATGAAGAACATCGAGCAACATGCCTCAGATAATGTCAACAAAATCTTGGTTGGTAACAAAGCTGATATGGATGAAAGCAAGAGG GCTGTTCCAACAGCAAAGGGCCAAGCTTTGGCTGATGAGTATGGAATCAAATTCTTTGAGACG AGTGCAAAAACAAACCTAAATGTCGAAAATGTTTTCCTTTCAATCGCAAAAGACATCAAACAAAGATTGACAGAAACCGATACAAAGGCAGAG CCCCAAGGTATCAAGATCACTAAACAAGAtactgcttcatcttcttctacaactGAGAAGTCAGCTTGCTGTAGTTACGTTTAG
- the LOC104768527 gene encoding ras-related protein RABC2a-like translates to MGSSSGQSGYDLSFKILLIGDSGVGKSSLLVSFISNSVEDLAPTIGVDFKIKQLTVGGKRLKLTIWDTAGQERFRTLTSSYYRGAQGIILVYDVTRRETFTNLVDVWGKEIELYSTNQECVRMLVGNKVDRVSEREVSRDEGIDLAKELNCMFLECSATTRQNVEQCFEELALKIMEVPSLLEEGSTAVKRNILKQKPEHQTNPQAGCCS, encoded by the exons atgggaTCTTCTTCTGGACAAAGTGGATACGATCTGTCGTTTAAGATCTTGTTGATTGGTGATTCTGGTGTTGGTAAAAGCAGTTTGCTTGTCAGCTTCATTTCCAACTCCGTTGAAGATCTTGCTCCAACTATTG GTGTTGATTTCAAGATCAAACAGTTGACAGTAGGAGGCAAAAGACTGAAACTCACAATTTGGGACACAG CTGGACAGGAACGGTTTAGAACACTGACGAGCTCTTACTATAGAGGCGCACAAGGAATCATTCTTG TTTATGATGTGACGAGAAGGGAGACATTTACAAACTTAGTAGATGTGTGGGGTAAGGAGATTGAGCTTTACTCCACAAACCAAGAATGTGTTAGGATGCTCGTTGGGAACAAAGTCGATAGA GTATCTGAGAGAGAAGTTAGCAGAGACGAAGGGATTGATCTAGCAAAAGAACTCAACTGCATGTTTCTTGAGTGTAGCGCTACAACTCGTCAAAACGTGGAGCAGTGTTTCGAGGAGCTGGCTTTGAAG ATAATGGAGGTACCTAGTCTTTTGGAAGAAGGATCAACTGCTGTGAAAAGAAACATCTTGAAGCAGAAACCAGAACACCAGACTAATCCTCAAGCTGGCTGTTGCAGCTAG